In Drosophila pseudoobscura strain MV-25-SWS-2005 chromosome 4, UCI_Dpse_MV25, whole genome shotgun sequence, the following proteins share a genomic window:
- the ath gene encoding ATP-dependent RNA helicase DHX33 isoform X2 produces the protein MQLECFLPGPSNMRKVVLATNIAETSITIPGIRCVIDCGFVKEKFFNSVDGIDILKAVRISRAQAWQRTGRAGRDAPGVCYRTYTKSEMDSFLSSTQPEILRANPTSTVLQLLAMDIDCNNFDFLDAPLDEALISAYRSLDGLGAIEYGPISHITPLGRLMSQYPLDPKYSKLLTSASKFGCMEEILRLVSVLSSDNIFVSSNDKNELATLAHAKFHSKHGDHLTLLNVYNLFIKAEKPKVWCHDNFLNYRCLIYARNVCRQLSEISLRLGLTINSSENIESFKKCLLSGFFENVAILQKDGSYLTCSGNLKAKMHPSSVFHLKYKPKCILFTQMVQTDSNFLRQVTDVFIDWAKEVVPCLKNGIK, from the exons ATGCAGCTGGAATGCTTTTTACCGGGTCCATCAAACATGCGGAAAGTTGTTTTGGCCACAAATATAGCTGAAACGTCGATTACCATACCTGGCATACGCTGCGTCATCGATTGTGGATTTGTAAAagaaaaattttttaattccGTTGACGGAATTGATATTTTAAAGGCAGTTCGAATATCACGGGCACAAGCATGGCAACGGACTGGTCGGGCAGGTCGTGATGCACCTGGAGTGTGCTACCGGACATATACAAAAAGTGAAATGGATTCTTTTCTGAGCTCGACTCAGCCGGAAATTCTTAGAGCAAACCCAACATCAACAGTGCTGCAGCTTTTGGCTATGGACATAGATTGCAATAATTTTGATTTCTTAGACGCTCCACTAGATGAAGCCCTGATAAGTGCATATAGAAGTTTGGATGGTCTTGGGGCTATTGAGTATGGACCTATATCACACATTACGCCTCTAGGTCGTTTAATGTCCCAGTATCCATTAGATCCCAAGTATTCCAAATTATTAACATCAGCTTCAAAGTTCGGCTGTATGGAGGAAATATTACGTCTGGTTTCGGTCCTTTCGAGTGATAATATCTTTGTTTCAAGCAACGATAAAAACGAATTGGCCACACTTGCACATGCCAAATTTCACTCCAAGCATGGAGATCATTTAACGCTGCTaaatgtttataatttatttataaaggCAGAAAAGCCGAAG gTGTGGTGTCAcgataattttttaaattatcgCTGCCTAATATACGCCCGTAACGTTTGTCGCCAATTGTCAGAAATAAGCCTGCGATTGGGCCTGACTATAAACAGCTCCGAAAACATTGAATCGTTTAAAAAATGTCTTTTGAGCGGATTTTTCGAGAATGTTGCTATATTGCAAAAGGATGGTTCTTATTTGACTTGTTCCGGAAATCTTAAGGCTAAAATGCATCCTTCAAGTGTCTTTCACCTAAAGTACAAACCAAAATGTATATTGTTTACTCAAATGGTTCAGACGGATAGTAACTTTCTTCGGCAGGTCACAGATGTATTTATAGACTGGGCTAAAGAAGTGGTACCTTGTCTTAAAAATGGTATAAAATAA
- the MFS17 gene encoding sialin isoform X1, which yields MYDSRDTYSIPQEELETTRVLRRWHFRDKIPARLVLYFLSWSGFLVSFMMRNDMNFALVAIYPNDYTNQNITNTSHTISGGGTEDQTTIVKSVIISSFYWCYVLSQVAGGVATQFFGTKCVFGWSQLATALCSLLIPLAVELNYIAVIVLRSIQGFASGLTWPAMYAIVGYWIPLTERSRFMSSFQGFSIGIGLTYPLCGFILSQFGWQYIFYTTGTLGVGWCLLWYLLAFNTPREHPRITKEELNYIELNVSKEGTNTKLKVPWPQIFKSLPAWAIAITTFGRIFLHYIFIVNGPTFMGNVLKFNFETNGFLSGMPFICSYFSSVLFCYIADKFILYKVLNLTNVRKLFTALSQIIPGILIYCIGYVDNIHLLLSIWFIAVIFITASYAGAMANIIDLAPNYGHSAAVLAFCQTIHMSASFISPLTAGFIVTQEDSIDQWRRVFGVGAVISLLTYVVYQIFGTAEVQSWNIKLPKNDHSDEETEIFPKSNREFNTISKPM from the exons ATGTATGATTCGAGGGACACTTATTCTATACCCCAGGAAGAACTCGAAACCACAAGAGTCCTGCGTCGATGGCATTTCAGAG ACAAAATTCCTGCTCGCTTGGTGCTGTATTTTCTTTCATGGtctggttttcttgtatcatTTATGATGCGTAATGATATGAATTTTGCTTTGGTTGCCATATATCCAAATGATTATACGAACCAGAACATAACTAATACCTCGCATACAATTTCG ggAGGTggtaccgaagaccaaacaacCATAGTAAAATCGGTTATAATAAGTTCATTCTATTGGTGTTACGTACTATCCCAGGTTGCTGGCGGAGTTGCCACTCAATTTTTCGGAACCAAGTGCGTATTTGGATGGTCACAGCTGGCAACTGCTCTTTGTAGTCTACTTATTCCGTTGGCAGTAGAATTAAATTACATTGCTGTTATTGTGTTACGTTCTATTCAGGGGTTTGCCTCAGGCTTAACTTGGCCTGCTATGTACGCTATAGTGGGGTACTGGATACCACTTACAGAACGTTCTCGTTTTATGTCAAGTTTTCAAGGATTTAGTATTGGAATCGGCCTAACATATCCATTATGTGGATTTATACTATCACAGTTTGGATGGCAATACATATTTTATACTACGGGTACTTTAGGAGTTGGATGGTGTTTATTATGGTATTTGCTTGCTTTTAACACACCTCGTGAACATCCTCGTATTACTAAAGAAGAATTAAACTACATTGAGCTTAATGTTAGCAAAGAGGGTACTAATACCAAATTAAAAGTGCCATGGCCACAAATATTTAAGTCTTTACCGGCATGGGCAATTGCAATTACGACATTTGGAAGAATATTCCTgcattatatttttattgtaaatGGACCCACATTTATGGGCAACGTCTTGAAGTTTAACTTTGAAACAAATGGTTTTCTATCGGGAATGCCTTTTATTTGCTCATACTTCTCATCGGTATTGTTTTGTTATATTGCTGATAAATTTATATTGTACAAAGTCTTAAATCTTACTAATGTGAGAAAGTTATTTACAGCGCTATCACAGATCATTCCGGGGATATTAATATACTGTATAGGATATGTAGATAATATACATCTTTTATTATCAATTTGGTTTATAGCAGTGATATTTATAACGGCATCCTATGCAGGAGCAATGGCAAATATAATTGACTTAGCGCCGAATTATGGACATTCTGCTGCCGTCTTAGCATTCTGCCAAACTATTCATATGTCAGCGTCGTTTATTTCACCATTAACGGCTGGATTTATTGTCACTCAAGAG gACTCCATCGATCAGTGGCGAAGGGTTTTTGGAGTTGGCGCAGTAATTTCCTTATTGACTTACGTTGTGTATCAAATATTTGGAACAGCAGAAGTTCAGTCCTGGAATATAAAACTACCCAAAAATGACCATTCCGATGAAGAAACTGAAATTtttccgaaatcaaaccgaGAATTCAATACAATTTCTAAGCCAATGTGA
- the MFS17 gene encoding uncharacterized protein MFS17 isoform X3, with the protein MYDSRDTYSIPQEELETTRVLRRWHFRDKIPARLVLYFLSWSGFLVSFMMRNDMNFALVAIYPNDYTNQNITNTSHTISGGGTEDQTTIVKSVIISSFYWCYVLSQVAGGVATQFFGTKTPSISGEGFLELAQ; encoded by the exons ATGTATGATTCGAGGGACACTTATTCTATACCCCAGGAAGAACTCGAAACCACAAGAGTCCTGCGTCGATGGCATTTCAGAG ACAAAATTCCTGCTCGCTTGGTGCTGTATTTTCTTTCATGGtctggttttcttgtatcatTTATGATGCGTAATGATATGAATTTTGCTTTGGTTGCCATATATCCAAATGATTATACGAACCAGAACATAACTAATACCTCGCATACAATTTCG ggAGGTggtaccgaagaccaaacaacCATAGTAAAATCGGTTATAATAAGTTCATTCTATTGGTGTTACGTACTATCCCAGGTTGCTGGCGGAGTTGCCACTCAATTTTTCGGAACCAA gACTCCATCGATCAGTGGCGAAGGGTTTTTGGAGTTGGCGCAGTAA
- the MFS17 gene encoding vesicular glutamate transporter 1 isoform X2 has protein sequence MYDSRDTYSIPQEELETTRVLRRWHFRDKIPARLVLYFLSWSGFLVSFMMRNDMNFALVAIYPNDYTNQNITNTSHTISGGGTEDQTTIVKSVIISSFYWCYVLSQVAGGVATQFFGTNAITDHSGDINILYRICR, from the exons ATGTATGATTCGAGGGACACTTATTCTATACCCCAGGAAGAACTCGAAACCACAAGAGTCCTGCGTCGATGGCATTTCAGAG ACAAAATTCCTGCTCGCTTGGTGCTGTATTTTCTTTCATGGtctggttttcttgtatcatTTATGATGCGTAATGATATGAATTTTGCTTTGGTTGCCATATATCCAAATGATTATACGAACCAGAACATAACTAATACCTCGCATACAATTTCG ggAGGTggtaccgaagaccaaacaacCATAGTAAAATCGGTTATAATAAGTTCATTCTATTGGTGTTACGTACTATCCCAGGTTGCTGGCGGAGTTGCCACTCAATTTTTCGGAACCAA CGCTATCACAGATCATTCCGGGGATATTAATATACTGTATAGGATATGTAGATAA